The DNA window GGACGATCTAGAAACTCGAAGCTGGCGCTTTAGGGTTGTCCTAAACCCAACCTTCACCCGCTATTGGCCTCGAATGGCGGGAGCAATGGCCAAGGTTTCTGCGCCGTACAGCATGGCTGCAATATCTCCATCGGTCCAAACATGGGGAGATTGGCAGTGGTGAGCCACAAGTAGTCCCCAGAGATCGTCATTCACCAGTACCGGCACGACTAAATTGGCCTGCACTCGCAGCTCGCGCAAAAAATTGCGGTGACATTCAGCAATGGGCTCTGTCTCAATATCGGCGATTGCGCGTATCCGCCCAGCCAAGTACAGGGCCGCATATTCGTTGGTGAAACATTCATCTGGCCCAGTGGAACCAAAGATCGAAAACTGCGGATCACTG is part of the Leptolyngbya subtilissima AS-A7 genome and encodes:
- a CDS encoding GAF domain-containing protein, encoding MQQPSKQPHPNSAWRADPGLQRIITHLSTTLERDSQIVDTTRDLQEKLGADRVLLYYFYRPWKGRVTFEALSDPQFSIFGSTGPDECFTNEYAALYLAGRIRAIADIETEPIAECHRNFLRELRVQANLVVPVLVNDDLWGLLVAHHCQSPHVWTDGDIAAMLYGAETLAIAPAIRGQ